The genomic DNA CACAGTGGAACTGTGATGATGACTACAGTGGCACTGGTTATATGTAAATTGTTAACTTATTTATTAGttaatcatttattttaatattattcacCTGCTTATTTGAGGACTTGTATCTTGGTCGTGGCACTAACACATAGGAATAATAAACCACCTTTGCAGGAACGTGCAATTGTAGCGGAACTATCATTTAATTGCAATGCTGGACTGAaccaattggtttgttttgCACATGCATCCAGGAAAATGTATTATTAACggcttatttattttaaaaaagggaaaaagatGGTATTTGCTTGGTATTGGCATTGGCAAATAATCAAGGTTGTGGTGTTGGTACCATATCGGTATGAAAAGGTCATGCCGTCCCGGGGTGTGTTTCCCAAATCCATAGTttctaacctgttagcaacttagtttagcctagaaatctagacgcgcccctagcggcagcaaattatatttgctgccagggctagtctagcaactctccgttggcttgtgagctctagaaatcgaaacttaatcagggcattgaaatcgtgtatagagtcgtttggtgggcttaacataatgattgatggcagagttgcagcgGTTTGgattgaattccctgctacttgaaaacaaatatcctgttgcgtcctattgcgtgcagagggaatttgaaaggcaactgattatcccgcccctcggactgagcactgcgaacggtgagtgcccagaccctacattttaatgtgggtctggctcgccaggctaaacttagttggttggcaatgagaaattgcattgcaaccacaaagttgctaacttagttagcaactatggttttgggaaacgcgcccccGACCAGTAAGGTCATGGTTTTGATTTTAAGAGGGTTCACACAGTCTGATAAAGTACATACAAAACTTTTTACTCCAACTGAATCAGGGATATTTAGACAGCACAATGCTGCTAGTTCACCATCAGAGAAGATGCCCAAGACCCAACTGTCAACAGAATGGTATGGTGTGTTGATAAGGCCTCAATAATGCATTCTGACAAAAACCTGTTTCACTAACTCATTGGGATGGGAAGACACAATCTGTTTTTTATCTCTACATTTACTCAAATCACCAAATGCTCAAACCTGCGTTTGTGGAGTTATTGCTTGACGGAGCATCCTTGGGCGAATCGGAGAGGAGCTCCTGGATCTGTGGGGAACATGAAAAGACTGCGGtgagaacaaaaaacaaacaaacaacaaaaactcagGGACAGGAGATGCTCTTTTAAGTGATTAAGTGGCTGATTGAGAGGAAAACAATTCCAAACACTTACAGTGGCCAGGCTGTCCAAGTCAAAGTCTGTGTTTATGGAGGAGGAACTGAAGATCTGTGATGACATTAGACAATTAGTtggacagaaacagaaaaaaacccaTCTGGAATAGTAACTAGTGAAGCTATAGGTACTGTACACTCATAGGTTACTGACATATCAGTAGGCCTTTTCAGACTGCcaaaatcgccgcgattttatgtaccagaatcgcagAACAACTATCCccttcacatagaccgaggcggaacggcgggacaaagtgtctcgcgaaatgtactaccaagccccctagacagtTTTTTCAGAGATTTTTCgttccggcaccagtgtgaatgggtcaaggcggaaaggggaatctgggcgggcatttcgatgcgtccagcccaccacaggagattgcaaataaatctaactgatcaaaagcagcaatagcagagacagcacattatgtcaatctttaaattcacaaagtctccagtcatttaatgcctgctagagttgactgtagctcggttgccataataggctatcctaaaatccagcgataaaacaaagcatgaactcgtctgtctgccctatatgtatatcctctgattgtaatgcttacagatatctaggcgatatttgtaacaattattttgtatttggcctgttataaaatcatgtaggcctactgaacaatttaaacacattgtgaaccccaaagttggagacatgcatatagacattgctgcaaatttaaaaccggattactctggaatggctaactgtacaggggaatgctttacacttttgtgttcggtaaggtctactgtttattctgatatatggtttgtcatgtgttgagggaaagttcgcaaagtattccaccaagatgaatgggtagggagacgggaaccgtttaccacaacaactaaccactaacatcgtttaaaagctgagaaaaagctctttcgtgtgatacatgtgacgTCTgtaatgaataggctacttcgcaagtagttcagcaaatttgggtgggacagaaatacctttacataGCAGgagctctggccatatcgggtctggctcacatgatgtgctttaaatgcattatacaAGTTGTTGGGGCTGCAACTTCTTTTTTAAACTTCACTACTGTTgtcgaacaagaaagaaaagaaaaatgagcttatgtcgcgatttccgataggcctaggcctaggtCTAGAGAAAAGatagctatggtaacctaacaattaggatttgctttgcctacactgctgtttggttgtcccaaactttgagacgatccatactcgcattaactgaatcttatcgcgaactgcgatgttccaaacagagtgactgtaggatgcaatgcctaataatctcactgccttcggcataactgctaacagtgcgcctattgttaaacacctgaaaaatagcctattaagctgctgttttcttttcatgacgagcactacggttgaatgatttatgactgaatggaacgttgcgtttttaagcgccagaactgctcATCACGTAGTGtgaaagtttacaccaatcatcatcttctaatgtatccttatgttgagatgtccattctctttgccctaggccatcatttgtgcgcgaagcatgtttcaattaagacagtacacaagctatttttattgttgtaatattgaatgatttcatgaataaagcattgaaaaattgtacgcacagtgcggctggcggcgccactgaccaaggccacagtagcctgtgaacctctgatttaCAATGGGAAATTACGGCCAACGcagggggcaactcttctcttctatttcccttccaaattactttttattgtctgaagacatcgatcgcaagaatctaacattctaagcaacagcaaagcaacttcacttgcatttgtagggtaggctactacaaatgcaagctaaccaaactgcagtcggttctcccgccatggttttggaaatcacacacctgctgcatctgaaggcccaTGCATAATAaggactatcactctacacgccccctgttgcacgtcacattttaatttgctagctgatcctgcctcctggctccccaaaaagcgtaatctctgtgtgaaaaggcctagtCTGTACCGTCAGCAGGTTGGGATTTCTACTCAAATTAATCAATGGAAACCTAAAATACACCTTAATCTGCTGTGGTGTTCAAAATCATCTTAGTATTTATGATCTATCAAAAACAGGAGTGCAGTACACAATGCAAGTTTTGAGAAATGGCAACTCACATCAAAGAGAGGCGAGGACTCAAAGTTGATGGACTGGGCATTCAGGATGGACTGTAGGTTCTCCAAGCCGTTATCAATGTTATCCAGGTGGTCATGGAGTTCCGTTCTGGGCCAGAAAATGAAATAAGTGTGATTAGCATGCAAGCTTGCACTGACCTCAACTACGCTTACATGATAGAACACAATAGTGACAAATCAATGAGTTTCATGTGATTACATAAGCAAACAGCAGCCACTGTAACAGCAACAAAAATACACATAGCtgacatttgcacacacatcattgaattgattttatttatttatttatttatttttgagaaGGAGCAAGTCCCCAGAAAGGTTAAGATTGGTGTCGCCTGACGGGAGCTAGCCTAGGCTTGCCAAATTTTTGATTGCTAACACAATTGGCATTTTGGGGCTTGGGGTGGtgggtcaaaaaaaaaaaagaatcagcaCCAACTGCAAGCccagaaaaaaaagtcacctGCACATTACAACATCcaatgctttttgtttgtttgtttattgtttttttgtagGGCCACGGCACCACTTACATGTTGCATCAGTCTAATTCACAGATGGAAAAATCATGTGGCCACGTGGgagttggggaggggggtgggggaggatgGTGCAACACAGAGCAACAGGCAAGCTATTAGCAtaagcacaccacacacacaatagaaacTAAAATCGAGACGAAGTGGGAGGTAGAGTggaagggggtgtgtgtgtgtgtgtgtgtgtgtgtgtgtgtatgtatgtatgtgtgtgtgtgtgtgtgtgtgtgggggggtgttagTTGTCAGAGGAGGCTAATGGGGACAGTCAGGCACAGTGTTTTAAATGTTCTGGGGACATTGGTCTCGCGGCAGACTGGCAATGCTAACCCTGGGAGAAGTCGGGGGTGAAGAGACGAGGAGGTGGGGCTGGGGAAAAGGTGATAGACTTCAGACATCTGTGGAGAACTGAAAAGATAGAAGCACAACATGGCACCATTGTGAAGGTGTAGGAGATCAGTtataacaccaccaccaccctgctGTGGATACAGGCCTGTCCGGTCCCTCTCACTATACTATGAGGAAAAGATGGGACATTGGCTAGGTGACAATCACAACACACCCAATCTTTAGGGCGCCTTTAAGCATTTGATACAGGTACTGTAATAGTAATCAAGAACTAGATCATTAATAATTAGCTACATTATAACTACACTAATTAGCTACGTCTTGTACACAGGATGAAATGTAAACACAGGTACAGCAACAGACAAAACATCATGAGGGAGAAATTTTACAAAGTCAGATGTTTTGATTCTGTGgcatataatatatattgtcCTATAGGTAGATGTTGCAGATGTTATGTAGTCATTATGCACCTATAGAGTAAACACTTACAGAAACTGAATCTCCACCTATGACATATGTGgctgtgtggtgtagtgtagtgtgccATGAGGTAGGGGTGGTCTCCTGCATACTTCAGCCAAATGATCACATGCCACAGTTAGCGTAGTTTGTCCAGTGACTGCACAGTGGGCTGGCTTATATATCATACTGCCATTATGCAATGGCACACCAGGAACGAAAGACTAATGGCCAGTACCAAACAGCACGAAAAATGTGGAGGAGCCTATTGCGAGCGGTCCTGAGAAGTGGCTTTGTAGCCATAACCTGAATCCATGTGTTGTACCTCTGCATAATTCACTGCTAAGTTACAGAGCACTGGAGGTGGTTTGTATAGATCAAAACCTTTGTTCTTTGTTCAAATGTTCGGTGTGCAATCAGGGTGTTCTCTGTGTGCCCAGAAAAAGAGCTCAATATGTGTGATGCAGTGGATGGTTGGATGGAGAAAAGCGTAGATTTATAAATAGAGACAGGactgagggaaggagggaaggagtaGTGCGTACTGTTAGGCATTTATTAGGCTGATGTTACATGATGACTCACTGAACAAGTTGCAGctcacactcttaaaacaaatgtgttgaaaacataacttgcattgttttttttaagtccagatagggacaacacatttgttttaagagtgcatagACTGCACGATAGAGCAACACAACTTTTATCATCGTCATTATGCAATGGAAGTCACATGGAACATAATTAGATGTTTTCCACCTAGGTGTCAATATCACTGTAGGCCTGTAAATGTCATTGCAAGCCTGATAATGTGACTGGGTCATTCAGGTGAATGCACTGTGCAAAGAAATCCCCTAATGTGAAGGACAGCAATGGTCCCGATTGCCATGACTTCATGTGGAGTACttaaaaacacaattaaaaataACATGCTTAAGATAATAAGGAGATTAAGAAAAGCAGAATGCCCATTTAAGGAGGGCTACTGCTTTCACTACACAGGTCAATTGCCTAATTAAAGCAAAAGAGCAAGTGTCTGATGAGAGAAGTAATAAATTACacatttatttgcattttgGAGAAAAGGTTCTCAAAACTGATGTCCAGCCAGAAATCTCTTAAAGACTGTTTGCAACTGTCAGAGACAAAACAGGGTTCATGTAACTTGCAGAGCCCTTCACACTATAAAATGCAAGTCATGCAACTTGGATGCATGCAAGTTTCAACCAACTAGAGCTGGGCTGAAAGTTCCACCACGTAACGCTAGTCTGGAGGGACCAAGTTCCACTGAAGCCAGAGGAACTCAGGGTTCCCACATCTtcttaaaggaacatgccaaccTTTTTGGAAAAAAGCTTAGCCagttagataagaggatacaTGCCCTTTTCTTCTCTGTGCTTGCTATAAACCAGTCTGAcaccgttagcctagcttagcggAACTCATTGGAGGTGGGTTTATTTGTATTCACAGTAAAAAGGATATGCATCCTCTTATCGAACTCAGTGGTAGACGGCAAATAAGTtaatttcccaaaaagttgACGTGTTCCTTTAAACATCAAATTCAGGGATACGCCATAGTCTGAGACAAGTGGGAACCCTGTCAACTGTTAAGACTCAAAAAGCTTTGACGTCTCACCTATCGATGCAGGCGAGGCTGAGGCACCTAGGACTGCCCGGCAGTGCATCGTGGGCTGAAGAGGTGGGGGCGAGGACCGGAGCCGCAGGGGCCAGGGAcgtggtggcggtggcggtggcgttGGCCGTGCCAGTAGCGGTGGTCGGCTCGTTCTCTTGCAGGATGGAGTTGATGAAggtggtgggggagagaggCGTGTCTGGGGGCATCGtgcccacctccacctccaccggACACACCTCGTCCACCTCCGAGtcgtgggtggtggtggggctggACGGCTCCTCCTTGATGTGCACCAGCGGGCTTGTCCTTTCACTGCTTAATCACATCAAATACACCCCATCAAATCACCAACCCAGAGCTACACATAACTAACGGAAATACACTGATCAAAAACATAATTGCTTTAAGTCAAGTCTTGGTCCACGAAATAAACAGTTTTTCTCTTTGCTCACAAAAAGCTGTGGACAAATTCATATTTAAGCCACGTGGTGACCCTCGTAAAATTGTTGCTGCGTTCATATATTTTATCAGTATGCATAAATACATATGCATACTCTAAACAAACCAACAACAAGCTCTAGCATTGCTTAAATACTGAATCTACCATACGCTCTTCTTAAAAGCCCTAACACTAGACATGCTAAACCTTTCTTGGATGGATCACTTGTAATTAGGGaagcacgatatatcggcggccgatatattataagtgaaaaaatgaaaatattattataacagaattctggccgataatttgcgccaatattttttaaagtcctaatttaggcctacgtaaggtccgtctggctacactgagctacttgagcttggttgccaatactttttcctcaatataatgtcagcggtgtgaatgtatttcaccactctaaaaaaaatctgtggatatgcgttcatttgggaatctgtgcatctcaaaatcgtctcgtgaatgatccgccatttaaccttaccagagcggagctcagccctatctagagccgccttgtgctggtgtgtttgcactttaccgctgatcggggaaacaaataaacaaacttcgTTAGTGGGACGAAGTACATAAGTAGGAgccctagttctaagttgtgttttagtattatatttgcattcacgttagcttgggttttgtattactacctagaaatatgctaaccattcctgcttcagttccagacaggtcataataataagttattaaaaccttcggggctaacccctttcaattctgctgcagcaggttgtgcgcaacagggtagacggacataagatacagtctgaggagttgcagctttattcagttgaaactaaacataAAACTAAACATCTCACAAAGTCTGATTTGGTCACTATACTGCCGTTTATGAGCATTTAGTCCTAAATTAAAACGATtcatactctctagccactcactcgcaattcactgacgtcaggttcacttaaagaagccacacatactgtagggctaggctactgttatgttattgactgccgtactattgaggactattatgagttctatccatcatttggtggtaggtaaaattactgcaataaaattatgcttattaaatgctttccccaaatcacttttcacaatttttttaagagtaatattatcggttatcatatcggtatcggccacaacaaaccaataaatatcggttatcgttattgcccctaaaattccatatcggtgcatctctacttgTAATACATCAGGGTAAAATGTCACAGAAGGGCAGTCCCGACAAGCATGCCAGGGCAAGGCCTGTGTGAGTTACAGGTTGCTGGCAGACAGGCTGCCGTGCACTGTGGGAGTTGTAGGCCACTTGCCTGTCCTCGATCCACTCCGAGGTAACCGGACTGGTCTGGGCCAAGTCGGTGATGTCAGAGATGATTGGGCCTGTCTTAAGCAGTCCGTCCGAGGCGAAGAGATTTGCAGCCGAGAAACCAGTAGAGGGAgcctgggagggagagagagggggagggagagaaagagagagagagggagggagagagggagagagagggggagggagagagggagagagagagggggagggagagagagagattcatgtCACTAGTTATTTAATAGTCATGACTGACATCCTTCTGTGAAAGTGTGGGATAGAGCCAACCTAAGGTTTTCAAGTATTTTCTAGTATGTATTGGTACccaaggtctcctctgcattgtaGCTAGAATGCTATTCCTCATTTTctacagtgtttcctctacgtttatttcagcatggcggcCCGCCACGGTTTAATTAATACCCCCACGGTAATAAGAAGTatcagggcagacgcacaatgTAGTTGCAAATAATCTTGCCGAcgtatcctcccctgctggctgccgctcacattgcaatttaacaataagtagcctaaaactagtattatggcccgtccagtttcacttcacatattattatattgtattgatgtagcctatttaaaacattagAATTAGGGGAGACGCATAGTATGCATTAGAATTAGGGGAGACGCATGTCCGGAAGCATAGTAGCCTAAGCtaaatgccctccgctggctgctgaaaattgcagtttaacaaataaacagcaatgctaatccgaggtaccggtctagttttattccgtAAATATATTGTTTGTATAGACGTTAGTAGCATGcgctatcaagagcttccatgtgctacgcatgtttgtcaacatcgtaaaaactacaattttcgcacaacttggtggaaagttGTGTGAGCAGGCTaaggaaaacccattcatttctgaagctgatcgtattgaaagtatttcccatatcgtaGCCTATTAGCTCGCTCGCAACAGAAAAAATGGAACTGGAGAGTGGATGTCTCCGTGAAGACAccgctgttacattagatgcgcactcaatcgcaAATCAACACAGTAAAAAAGCAACGACTGGTAGCCTAACGAAGGTAAATTGCAAAACTTGGCCAAGTTGGATTCTTTGGATAAAAGAGTGCGAAAGAGTATGTTTGTGAGATGAGAGCGAaagagtatgtttgtgttgttaAAACAAATTGTGTTTGCGCCTGGAGTCATGGCGACACGCGTCAGGGCACACCAGGCTTCCACTTGTACGTACCGAGATAGCCGGGGAAGGTTCTAGAGAGTACTGCCGAGAGTACTTGGGCAGCGAGTGAGCGGAGGTGCTGTCATTCAACATCAGGGGCCTGGCAGagagaacagacaaaaaaaagcacagagagagagagagagagagagaacgagaagagagagagagagagagagaacgagagagagaacgagagagagaacgagagagagaacgagagagagagagagaagagagagagagagagagagagagagagagagagaacaagacagTGTAAGAGAGGCAGAAAAAAAGGAACCGATCACGACAGAGATatggtgagagtgagagagtgaaaaagatagcacgagagagcaagacagccagagaaagagaaaacaagaggatgagaaagaggaagaagaagcagcaagatagagagaggggggagaataCACTTAATACAAATCATTCACATATGAACGTGTTTGAAAATGTGTTCAGGGCGGGATGAAGCAACTtgcatttttcttttcattccCATGACTCTGTTGGACTGCACCAGGGTTATGAGGAACTGGATGAGCTGCAGGGACACAGGGAAGGgttacacacagaaacatagcAAACACGTACACGTACAGGTACACACAGCCAAAGATGACCAGACCAGTGGAGTCACGGTTTTTTCATTTTGCCTGGAGCACCACTGCAGTCTTCACTTGTTGTCAGCTTTAAATACTAGCTGAAACACATCGTCTCGGCCGAGTTGGTTAAGGCAGTTGTATCACTGGGTCACTTGCATGGCAGCGCATATTCCAAATGACTTAATATCACTGTACTCGTCTTAACATGCCAATCAACATGACTCATCAACCACTCGGCAGACATCAGCTGTCTGTTTTAAGCCGTTTCAAGCTCATGAAATGGGCACAGGAGCTGAACACGGGACTGGCATTCTTCGGTTGCTTCGCAGTCAGGAAGTGTTTGAAGTGCTGAGGTGTGGGAATGGTGTTACCTTATTGACGACTTTCTGCTGCTGCGCGTGCTTCTGCCTCAGGCTGGCCACCTCCCTCCACAGTGCCTCATTCTCcctgcaaaacaaaaaaaaaagaaaaacagctaAGCGAAGCTAACGTCAGCGCACGCTCACTCAAACGCAGCAGATGTCACTCACATCAGACAGTGTCGGATTTTGCTCACCCATCCACTATATCCCCTCACCCCCCCACTGTCACACAGGATTAATCCTTTCCCACCACGGAGCCTTTAAAACAAGGGAATGGAGGGCTGAGGCTGTGGGGTGAcagtgcacttttttttttttaaccaaaacTGTAAAAGACTTGAGGAATACTTCAGGACGTTTATTTAGCTAAGTTAATGGCTATTGAAAGATCTTAGCGGCCTCTGTTTGTTCAGCTTTTTAAAGTGCGCCCCATAAAGCCGTCCCCCCCTTCCACCTGGACCTCTTAAAACGGGTTCCCTGTGGGGCTGGTAAAAGTGCTTTGAGTGTGTGCTCATGAGCCCGGTTTTGGGTCCACGGACGCACAGCTCACGATGAAAAAATGCTGCTGCCCTCGACGAGCGCTGAGGTGGACCTCAAAATGGCCCCCCCTGCTACTCCAGCGGATGGAAAGTCTGACCCGTGTTGTGTTTTCATGGCCGATTTGCACTGATAAAACAGACATCAAACATGCCTGGCATCGTGCAAGCAACGACAGACCACAACTCAATATTCAACTCTTGTTTCCACCATAAAAATTAAACTTGTTATAAATACGTCAATAAAACAAACGACAAAATGTCAACCGGGGACCCCAAACTATGGAGGACTTCTACTGATGTAGGAGACTGAATGGAAACAAAATTGAAAATGCTTATCTTCTGGGCGTCTACATTGTCAAACAGAGACGTGCGCTTATCAATGACACCAGGCGTTATGAATTCCAGGCATGACTTGAGACAATGAGGAATGGGGTGCGTGTGCGCTGTGCATGTGTAATGATTTTGCAACTATAGATCattgaggtgtgtgagtgttccatgttgcctgaagtgtgtgtgtgtgtgtgtgtgggtaccaTATTGAGTAAGGTGTAGGCCTGGCCTcccactgaggtgtgtgtgcatgtatgcaagagcgagagtgtgagtgtgtgtgtgtacacatatgacatttgagtgtgtgtgtgtgagtgtgtgtgtgtgtgtgtgtgtgtgtagtgttgtggtGGCCCCGGTGCTCCCGGGCCGAGTGGATTCTTTATCTGCGTTAGTGGGGGCTTATCTGAGGGGCTCGGCTGCCTTGTAAATCAGCGCAGCCCAGTAAAAAGCCTCCGCTGAGCAGGAAGGGCCCTCTCCAGCCACCCGCTCTCCCTCCCGGGCCTAggaacccccacccacccaaccccccacccaacatacctccctccctgcctctgaGACAGATGGAGCAACTTTATGGGGGCAGGTGTGGATTCCTCCTAGTGGGAAGATGAGTGCCCCCACATCACAACCCCCACCTtcctccacaaccaccaccacctttcCTACCCCTAATTACAACACTACAGGTCTTAGACAAGGCAGACAAACACCACCACATGGATTAAAAAAGGTCGAGCTAATGCACTTTAGTCAAAGTGACCTACAAGCTCTGAACTCAATGAGGAGACACATGGAAATGAATAAGCACTGGACAAGAGGATGAGGAACCATCTGTTGTATTAACACTTACTCTCTCAGTTCCACCAGATGAGCAGAATGAGTAAAAAACAGAAGAAAGAAACCTCCAATGCACCCAAGACCGTGATATCTTGCACACAGGCAGAGCTTTCACAATGcactgtcaaaaaaaaaaaagaaaaaaaaaagcgatCTGCCCAAGGCCGTGTCAAAAGCACCCGAGCCCATCGCTACATGACACAATATCTCCCGCTGGAAAGAGACGGCTGAGAGCGAGCGGCCACGCTGAGTTGATGGACAGGCTGCGGTGAGCTCATCTGTGATATcctgtgtgaggggtgtgtgtgtgtgtgtgtgcgtgactgcACGTGTGTTGTggtgaaagagagcgagagtgaggcTATGCGTGTGAGAGAGGACACGTCATAACACCACGGTGAATTGGCTCATCTttttgtgagcatgtgtgcagACCAGGGGGCCGAGGCCCACAGTGGCAATGACAATAcagctgagagtgtgtgtgtgtgtgtgtgtgtgtgtgtgtttgggggggtatACATGTCACAGATGGAGACTAATGGGTGCTAATGGTATGTGAGATACCATTAGTGAGCACCCATTTGGGTCTCCATCTGTGATATGTATACAACAAGAATGTTCACATTCATATGACACGAGTCTAATACAAATGTGGCTGTTTGCCTGTGTT from Alosa alosa isolate M-15738 ecotype Scorff River chromosome 20, AALO_Geno_1.1, whole genome shotgun sequence includes the following:
- the hsf1 gene encoding heat shock factor protein 1 isoform X4; the encoded protein is MEYHGGGAGAVLVSGSNVPAFLTKLWTLVEDPETDPLICWSPSGSSFHVFDQGRFSKEVLPKYFKHNNMASFVRQLNMYGFRKVVHIEQGGLVKPEKDDTEFQHPYFIRGQEHLLENIKRKVTNVSNIKQEDVRLSTDEISKVLSDVQQMRGRQESMDSKLSAMKQENEALWREVASLRQKHAQQQKVVNKLIQFLITLVQSNRVMGMKRKMPLMLNDSTSAHSLPKYSRQYSLEPSPAISAPSTGFSAANLFASDGLLKTGPIISDITDLAQTSPVTSEWIEDSERTSPLVHIKEEPSSPTTTHDSEVDEVCPVEVEVGTMPPDTPLSPTTFINSILQENEPTTATGTANATATATTSLAPAAPVLAPTSSAHDALPGSPRCLSLACIDRTELHDHLDNIDNGLENLQSILNAQSINFESSPLFDIFSSSSINTDFDLDSLATIQELLSDSPKDAPSSNNSTNAGKQLVQYTAQPVLLSDPINTDVPGEDLPMLLELERDNYFGQDPAEDPTISLLSGDYQAVTPDDPKLT
- the hsf1 gene encoding heat shock factor protein 1 isoform X5 translates to MEYHGGGAGAVLVSGSNVPAFLTKLWTLVEDPETDPLICWSPSGSSFHVFDQGRFSKEVLPKYFKHNNMASFVRQLNMYGFRKVVHIEQGGLVKPEKDDTEFQHPYFIRGQEHLLENIKRKVTNVSNIKQEDVRLSTDEISKVLSDVQQMRGRQESMDSKLSAMKQENEALWREVASLRQKHAQQQKVVNKLIQFLITLVQSNRVMGMKRKMPLMLNDSTSAHSLPKYSRQYSLEPSPAISAPSTGFSAANLFASDGLLKTGPIISDITDLAQTSPVTSEWIEDSSERTSPLVHIKEEPSSPTTTHDSEVDEVCPVEVEVGTMPPDTPLSPTTFINSILQENEPTTATGTANATATATTSLAPAAPVLAPTSSAHDALPGSPRCLSLACIDSSPQMSEVYHLFPSPTSSSLHPRLLPGTELHDHLDNIDNGLENLQSILNAQSINFESSPLFDIFSSSSINTDFDLDSLATIQELLSDSPKDAPSSNNSTNAVPRPRYKSSNKQGSSLSSTPPSLFS
- the hsf1 gene encoding heat shock factor protein 1 isoform X6, producing the protein MEYHGGGAGAVLVSGSNVPAFLTKLWTLVEDPETDPLICWSPSGSSFHVFDQGRFSKEVLPKYFKHNNMASFVRQLNMYGFRKVVHIEQGGLVKPEKDDTEFQHPYFIRGQEHLLENIKRKVTNVSNIKQEDVRLSTDEISKVLSDVQQMRGRQESMDSKLSAMKQENEALWREVASLRQKHAQQQKVVNKLIQFLITLVQSNRVMGMKRKMPLMLNDSTSAHSLPKYSRQYSLEPSPAISAPSTGFSAANLFASDGLLKTGPIISDITDLAQTSPVTSEWIEDSSERTSPLVHIKEEPSSPTTTHDSEVDEVCPVEVEVGTMPPDTPLSPTTFINSILQENEPTTATGTANATATATTSLAPAAPVLAPTSSAHDALPGSPRCLSLACIDSSPQMSEVYHLFPSPTSSSLHPRLLPGTELHDHLDNIDNGLENLQSILNAQSINFESSPLFDIFSSSSINTDFDLDSLATIQELLSDSPKDAPSSNNSTNAVPRPRYKSSNKQWHHQ
- the hsf1 gene encoding heat shock factor protein 1 isoform X7, translating into MEYHGGGAGAVLVSGSNVPAFLTKLWTLVEDPETDPLICWSPSGSSFHVFDQGRFSKEVLPKYFKHNNMASFVRQLNMYGFRKVVHIEQGGLVKPEKDDTEFQHPYFIRGQEHLLENIKRKVTNVSNIKQEDVRLSTDEISKVLSDVQQMRGRQESMDSKLSAMKQENEALWREVASLRQKHAQQQKVVNKLIQFLITLVQSNRVMGMKRKMPLMLNDSTSAHSLPKYSRQYSLEPSPAISAPSTGFSAANLFASDGLLKTGPIISDITDLAQTSPVTSEWIEDSSERTSPLVHIKEEPSSPTTTHDSEVDEVCPVEVEVGTMPPDTPLSPTTFINSILQENEPTTATGTANATATATTSLAPAAPVLAPTSSAHDALPGSPRCLSLACIDSSPQMSEVYHLFPSPTSSSLHPRLLPGTELHDHLDNIDNGLENLQSILNAQSINFESSPLFDIFSSSSINTDFDLDSLATIQELLSDSPKDAPSSNNSTNAVPRPRYKSSNKQI